A DNA window from Novosphingobium sp. RL4 contains the following coding sequences:
- a CDS encoding NAD(P)H-dependent glycerol-3-phosphate dehydrogenase: MSAGIGVIGAGAWGTALAQSLAGDGSDVLLWAREPELAERINADRRNEVYLPGAALAETVRATSNLADLAALPVLLAVVPAQFLGGVLAQLPPLGFSGDLVLCAKGIEAGTGRLMADVAAQAVPHGRIAVLSGPTFAHEVAAGLPTAVTLACAGGDAQWRRLSPLIARPSLRPYYSDDVIGAEIGGAVKNVLAIACGVVDGLKLGQNARAALIARGYAEMLRFGVARGARVETLSGLCGLGDLVLTCSSTSSRNFSLGLALGQGLTAAEALSGKNSVAEGAATAPVLAELARRDGIEMPIAEAVSRLLEGKVPAGEVVAQILSRPLRAEQEQRS; the protein is encoded by the coding sequence ATGAGCGCGGGAATCGGAGTGATCGGGGCGGGCGCCTGGGGCACCGCCCTGGCGCAGTCGCTCGCGGGGGACGGCAGCGACGTGCTGCTCTGGGCGCGCGAGCCGGAACTGGCAGAGCGCATCAACGCCGACCGGCGCAACGAAGTCTACCTGCCGGGCGCGGCCCTTGCCGAAACCGTGCGGGCCACGTCGAACCTGGCCGATCTGGCGGCACTTCCGGTGCTGCTCGCGGTGGTTCCCGCGCAGTTCCTTGGCGGTGTGCTTGCCCAGCTTCCGCCGCTGGGCTTTTCGGGTGATCTCGTGCTCTGCGCCAAGGGCATCGAGGCCGGCACCGGCCGTCTCATGGCGGACGTGGCCGCGCAGGCCGTGCCGCATGGCCGGATCGCGGTTCTTTCCGGCCCGACGTTCGCGCATGAAGTGGCTGCCGGCCTGCCGACGGCGGTGACGCTCGCCTGCGCGGGCGGCGATGCGCAGTGGCGGCGCCTGTCGCCGCTGATCGCGCGGCCTTCGCTGCGCCCCTATTATTCCGACGACGTGATCGGCGCGGAGATCGGCGGCGCCGTGAAGAACGTGCTGGCCATCGCCTGCGGCGTGGTCGACGGCCTCAAGCTTGGCCAGAACGCCCGTGCCGCGCTGATTGCGCGCGGCTATGCCGAAATGCTGCGCTTCGGCGTGGCGCGCGGCGCGCGGGTGGAAACGCTGTCCGGGCTCTGCGGCCTTGGAGATCTTGTGCTCACCTGTTCCTCTACTTCCAGCCGCAATTTCTCGCTCGGCCTTGCGCTCGGGCAGGGGCTGACGGCGGCCGAAGCGCTTTCGGGCAAGAATTCGGTGGCCGAAGGCGCCGCCACCGCGCCGGTGCTGGCCGAACTGGCGCGCCGCGACGGTATCGAGATGCCGATCGCCGAGGCCGTCAGCCGCCTGCTGGAAGGCAAGGTTCCGGCGGGCGAGGTCGTTGCGCAGATCCTTTCGCGCCCGCTTCGCGCCGAGCAGGAGCAGCGTTCTTGA
- a CDS encoding S10 family peptidase: MRKVSLACLAMVLAATSFPAFAAEKPADSAEAKKGDDAKGDELPMLPAPKSIKQSAVIGGKTVNYVATVGALPIKDEKGKTIGEVVYTAYTVPGAPTSRPVTFAFNGGPGAASVYLNLGAIGPKRVQFGAQGDAPSDPAVLHDNPNSWLDFTDLVFIDPIGTGFSRSRVDAEETKKAFYTSENDIKYLSRVVYDWLNQNGRLTSRKYLSGESYGGYRVPRLAYYLQTQMGVGISGMTLVSPYLDPPAIGEDDALSPLPWMINLPAMVAGHFERQGNLSEASMAPVEQYIRTQYVQDFLAGPQDKAATDRLSAKVAELTGLDPALVRRMDGRVDIGTYLREIRRDQGLVGSVYDSNFTAYDPFPASARPQYSDPLLTTLIAPTTSAMVDFVTRQVGWKVDARYNALSYEVNNAWERDDSDNPVKDLRQAISIDPKMTVDIVHGWDDLSCPYFGSRLIMSQMPQFGRPDRVRLHMYPGGHMFYSRTDSGAALRRDILESYRAAS; this comes from the coding sequence ATGCGCAAAGTTTCGCTGGCCTGTCTGGCCATGGTTCTCGCCGCCACCTCGTTCCCGGCCTTCGCGGCCGAAAAGCCCGCCGACAGCGCCGAAGCGAAGAAGGGCGACGATGCGAAGGGCGACGAACTCCCCATGCTGCCCGCGCCCAAGTCGATCAAGCAGAGCGCGGTGATCGGCGGCAAGACCGTGAATTACGTCGCCACCGTCGGCGCGCTGCCGATCAAGGACGAGAAGGGCAAGACCATCGGCGAGGTGGTCTACACCGCCTACACCGTGCCCGGTGCGCCCACTTCGCGCCCCGTGACCTTCGCCTTCAACGGCGGCCCCGGCGCGGCCTCGGTCTACCTGAACCTCGGCGCCATCGGCCCCAAGCGCGTCCAGTTCGGCGCGCAGGGCGATGCCCCGTCCGATCCGGCCGTGCTGCATGACAACCCGAACTCGTGGCTGGACTTCACCGACCTCGTCTTCATCGACCCGATCGGCACCGGCTTCTCGCGCAGCCGCGTCGATGCCGAAGAGACCAAGAAGGCGTTCTACACCTCCGAGAACGACATCAAGTACCTCAGCCGCGTGGTCTACGACTGGCTGAACCAGAACGGCCGCCTGACCAGCCGCAAGTACCTTTCGGGCGAGAGCTACGGCGGCTACCGCGTGCCGCGCCTGGCCTATTACCTGCAGACGCAGATGGGCGTGGGCATCTCGGGCATGACGCTGGTTTCGCCCTATCTCGATCCGCCCGCCATCGGCGAGGACGACGCGCTTTCGCCGCTGCCCTGGATGATCAACCTGCCCGCCATGGTCGCAGGCCACTTCGAACGTCAGGGCAACCTGAGCGAGGCTTCGATGGCCCCCGTCGAACAGTACATCCGCACCCAGTACGTGCAGGACTTCCTGGCCGGCCCGCAGGACAAGGCCGCGACCGACCGCCTCTCGGCCAAAGTGGCGGAACTGACCGGGCTCGATCCGGCCCTCGTGCGCCGCATGGACGGCCGCGTGGATATCGGCACCTACTTGCGCGAAATCCGCCGCGACCAGGGTCTTGTCGGTTCGGTCTACGATTCCAACTTCACCGCCTACGACCCCTTCCCGGCCAGCGCCCGCCCGCAGTACAGCGACCCGCTGCTGACCACCCTGATCGCGCCGACGACTTCGGCGATGGTGGACTTCGTGACGCGTCAGGTCGGCTGGAAGGTCGATGCGCGCTACAACGCGCTGTCCTATGAAGTGAACAACGCCTGGGAACGCGACGACAGCGACAATCCGGTCAAGGACCTGCGCCAGGCGATCTCGATCGACCCGAAGATGACCGTCGACATCGTTCACGGCTGGGACGATCTCTCGTGCCCCTACTTCGGTTCGCGCCTGATCATGTCGCAGATGCCGCAGTTCGGCCGCCCGGACCGTGTGCGACTGCACATGTACCCCGGCGGGCACATGTTCTACTCGCGCACGGACAGCGGCGCGGCGCTCCGCCGCGATATCCTCGAAAGCTACCGCGCGGCGTCGTGA
- the tsaD gene encoding tRNA (adenosine(37)-N6)-threonylcarbamoyltransferase complex transferase subunit TsaD, whose amino-acid sequence MRTVLGIESSCDETAAALVTSDRRILAQRIASQDEAHRPYGGVVPEIAARAHAERIAPLIEATLADAGMTLDDVDAIAATAGPGLIGGVMVGLVTAKALAMATGKPLIAVNHLEGHALSPRLADGELAYPYLLLLVSGGHCQILLVEGVGRFRRLATTIDDALGEAFDKSAKLLGLGYPGGPAMERLALEGNARAVPLPRPLKGSDEPHFSFAGLKSAVMRAKQSGQYADADIAASFQQAAIDCLMDRARRALASVGPEYGKLNALVVAGGVAANKAIRAALEALAAEHDLDFVAPPLGLCTDNAAMIAWAGVERFAMGQSDPLDVAARPRWPLDPDAETVRGAGVKA is encoded by the coding sequence ATGCGGACGGTACTGGGCATCGAAAGCTCGTGCGACGAGACGGCGGCGGCGCTTGTAACCAGCGACCGCAGGATCCTCGCCCAGCGCATCGCCTCGCAGGACGAGGCGCATCGGCCTTACGGCGGCGTCGTGCCCGAAATCGCCGCGCGCGCGCATGCCGAGCGGATCGCGCCGCTGATCGAGGCGACCCTGGCGGATGCCGGGATGACGCTGGACGACGTGGATGCCATCGCCGCCACGGCCGGACCCGGACTGATCGGCGGGGTGATGGTGGGGCTGGTCACGGCCAAGGCGCTCGCCATGGCGACGGGCAAGCCGCTGATCGCGGTCAACCACCTCGAAGGCCATGCGCTGTCGCCGCGCCTTGCCGACGGCGAGCTCGCCTATCCCTATCTCCTGCTGCTGGTATCGGGCGGTCACTGCCAGATCCTGCTGGTGGAAGGCGTCGGCCGGTTCCGCCGCCTTGCCACCACCATCGACGACGCGCTGGGCGAGGCTTTCGACAAGTCCGCCAAGCTGCTGGGCCTCGGCTATCCGGGCGGACCGGCGATGGAACGGCTGGCGCTGGAAGGCAATGCCAGGGCGGTGCCGCTGCCGCGTCCGCTGAAGGGTTCGGACGAGCCGCATTTCTCCTTCGCCGGGCTGAAGAGCGCGGTCATGCGCGCCAAGCAATCCGGCCAATATGCCGATGCCGATATCGCCGCCTCGTTCCAGCAGGCCGCGATAGACTGCCTGATGGACCGCGCCCGCCGCGCGCTGGCCTCGGTCGGCCCGGAATACGGCAAGCTGAACGCGCTGGTCGTCGCCGGGGGCGTGGCCGCCAACAAGGCGATCCGTGCCGCGCTCGAAGCCCTCGCCGCCGAGCATGACCTCGATTTCGTCGCTCCGCCGCTGGGCCTCTGCACCGATAACGCCGCGATGATCGCCTGGGCGGGCGTGGAGCGGTTCGCCATGGGCCAGTCCGATCCGCTCGATGTGGCCGCGCGTCCGCGCTGGCCGCTCGATCCCGATGCCGAGACCGTGCGCGGCGCGGGGGTGAAGGCATGA
- the hemC gene encoding hydroxymethylbilane synthase: protein MAQAEETRDRLAAAHGIDPAHIEIVAVTASGDRIQDRALAEIGGKALWTKELDAWLADGEIDFAVHSAKDVETIRPEAFAIGAILPREDVRDVLVGAESIRALPQGAVVGTSAPRRAAQLLHARPDCKVVTFRGNVATRLAKLAAGEADATFLAAAGLKRLGETGTGHPLGEEDWLPAPAQAAIMVECRADDARTRAFLAAVDDAQSRASVLAERALLAGLGGNCHSPIAVLTRHDGANLAMRAALYSPDGAEKVEGEASFPLSDRDGPARLAADLLARAVPAIAVHFTGAD, encoded by the coding sequence ATGGCTCAGGCCGAGGAAACACGCGACCGGCTGGCCGCCGCTCACGGAATCGATCCCGCGCATATAGAGATCGTTGCCGTGACCGCCAGCGGCGATCGCATTCAGGACCGCGCGCTGGCCGAAATCGGTGGAAAGGCGCTGTGGACGAAGGAACTCGACGCCTGGCTGGCGGACGGCGAGATCGATTTCGCGGTCCATTCGGCCAAGGATGTGGAAACGATTCGCCCCGAAGCCTTCGCGATCGGCGCGATTCTCCCGCGGGAAGACGTGCGCGACGTGCTGGTCGGGGCCGAGAGCATCCGCGCCCTGCCGCAAGGCGCGGTCGTGGGCACCAGCGCCCCGCGCCGGGCCGCGCAGCTTCTCCACGCGCGGCCGGACTGCAAGGTCGTGACGTTCCGCGGCAACGTCGCCACCCGCCTCGCCAAGCTGGCCGCCGGAGAGGCCGATGCCACGTTCCTCGCAGCCGCCGGACTCAAACGGCTGGGCGAGACCGGCACCGGCCACCCGCTGGGCGAGGAGGACTGGCTGCCCGCTCCCGCCCAGGCCGCGATCATGGTCGAATGCCGTGCCGACGATGCCCGCACCCGCGCTTTCCTCGCCGCCGTGGACGATGCGCAGAGCCGCGCCTCGGTGCTTGCCGAACGTGCCCTGCTTGCCGGCCTTGGCGGCAATTGCCACAGCCCGATCGCCGTGCTCACCCGGCACGACGGCGCCAACCTCGCGATGCGGGCCGCGCTCTACAGCCCGGACGGCGCCGAAAAGGTCGAGGGAGAGGCCAGCTTCCCGCTTTCCGATCGCGATGGTCCGGCGCGCCTCGCCGCCGACCTGCTCGCCCGCGCGGTTCCGGCCATTGCCGTCCACTTCACCGGGGCGGACTGA
- a CDS encoding OmpA family protein, which translates to MNPRRASIVAAGAALCLALSFVATRVRGPIFIGNLERQAEIVRDRAGGSGVDLAFRDRYGWLTRHPVLSGGKGLDAETRTRVAAAVTEVPGIGGITWSSEGDGTGGTRLRCQDDVEAILASRTIRFTEASARIDPVSERLLDEVARALRPCVGSIIAVTGHTDATGNPQANKALSLARAESVRWALIGRGIPADGLRAAGLGSKTPIEGLDPLDPANRRIEFSVIASAPVKPTPIDTPGAE; encoded by the coding sequence ATGAACCCCCGCCGCGCATCCATCGTTGCCGCCGGCGCCGCATTATGTCTGGCGCTTTCCTTTGTTGCGACGAGAGTGCGCGGGCCGATCTTCATCGGCAATCTGGAACGGCAGGCGGAAATCGTGCGCGACCGGGCGGGCGGAAGCGGTGTCGATCTCGCCTTCCGCGATCGCTACGGCTGGTTGACGCGCCATCCGGTGCTTTCGGGGGGCAAGGGGCTCGATGCCGAGACCCGCACCCGCGTTGCCGCCGCCGTGACCGAAGTACCGGGCATCGGCGGAATCACCTGGTCGAGCGAGGGTGACGGCACCGGCGGCACCCGGCTGCGCTGCCAGGACGACGTGGAGGCCATCCTCGCCTCGCGCACGATCCGCTTCACCGAGGCCAGCGCCCGGATCGATCCCGTCAGCGAACGCCTGCTTGACGAAGTGGCCAGGGCCCTGCGTCCCTGCGTGGGCAGCATCATCGCGGTGACCGGGCATACCGACGCCACCGGCAACCCGCAGGCGAACAAGGCGCTTTCGCTCGCCCGCGCCGAATCGGTGCGCTGGGCGTTGATCGGCCGCGGCATTCCCGCCGACGGCCTGCGCGCGGCAGGGCTGGGATCGAAGACGCCCATAGAAGGTCTGGACCCGCTCGACCCTGCCAATCGCCGGATCGAGTTTTCGGTGATCGCCTCGGCCCCGGTCAAGCCAACCCCGATCGATACGCCGGGTGCCGAATGA
- a CDS encoding uroporphyrinogen-III synthase produces the protein MPPVIVIRPEPGTAMTVAAARAMGLDARAFPLFAVRALPWSPVPRGEIDAVLLGSANALRHGGPALGAYRGLPAYAVGDRTAQAARDAGLDVVRTGSGGLQSVLGNLAPGHGRLLRLAGREHTILDVPADRTVITREVYASKSLPLPAGLAETLEKPTVVLLHSAEAAGHFAAECDRIGIGRARIALACIGPRVAGRAGSGWAALRSAALPNDTALLAMALEICQDFPSGS, from the coding sequence ATGCCGCCCGTCATCGTCATCCGGCCCGAACCCGGCACTGCCATGACCGTGGCGGCGGCAAGGGCCATGGGGCTCGATGCCCGCGCCTTTCCGCTGTTCGCGGTTCGCGCCCTGCCGTGGTCTCCGGTGCCGCGCGGCGAAATCGACGCCGTCCTGCTCGGCAGCGCCAATGCCCTGCGCCATGGCGGCCCCGCACTCGGCGCCTATCGCGGCCTGCCCGCCTACGCGGTGGGAGACCGGACGGCGCAGGCCGCCCGCGACGCCGGTCTGGACGTGGTGCGCACGGGCAGCGGCGGACTGCAATCGGTTCTGGGAAACCTCGCCCCCGGCCATGGCCGCCTGCTGCGACTGGCCGGACGCGAGCACACCATCCTCGACGTGCCCGCCGACCGCACCGTGATAACCCGCGAAGTCTACGCCAGCAAAAGCCTTCCCCTGCCGGCCGGACTGGCCGAAACGCTGGAGAAACCCACCGTGGTCCTGCTCCATTCCGCCGAGGCGGCGGGGCATTTCGCGGCCGAGTGCGACCGGATCGGCATCGGCCGCGCGAGAATCGCCCTGGCCTGCATCGGCCCGCGCGTTGCCGGGCGGGCGGGGTCAGGCTGGGCCGCCCTGCGCAGCGCCGCGCTCCCCAACGACACTGCGCTGCTGGCCATGGCCCTGGAGATATGCCAAGACTTCCCCTCGGGATCGTAA
- a CDS encoding alkaline phosphatase family protein: MRLLSSSLAPLALVAALAVSAPALAQEAPVAAASAPAPQGEPRLIVAISVDQFSADLFAQYREHFTKGFTRLLQGAVFPSGFQSHAATETCPGHSTLLTGVHPSRTGITANSWYQPGIARAEKEVYCVEDETNPRSTPDNPVVSPAHLKAPTLGDLMKKRNPATINAAVSAKDRAAVMMSGHDTDAVYWIGAKGFTTFENRRISKAVETENAVMAKRVAAGDGPLAVPGWCGSVDRATPIKDFTIGTYRFPLAAGDFKSYANGPRVDTATAEMAVRMVDELGMGKDAVPDVLSVSFSATDKVGHAFGTEGVEMCIQMNVLDEAIGNLFDALDARGIDYEVVLSADHGGFDAPERQKLRGNPDATRIDPALTAGKLAAAVSQDTGVTVKNGPLFYGAGEAGSVWFSSELTAGQKQKVMAALVARLKANPQIAAVYTQDQIMQWPQPKGNPQDWTMEQKVRASFVPGRSGEVQMLTVRGVVPGEAKPFKVASHGSPWDYDRRVPMLFWRKGMTGFEQPTPVETVDIAPTLAATVGLTAPAGTWDGRCLDIDAGEADSCRR; the protein is encoded by the coding sequence ATGCGCCTGCTTTCCTCGTCGCTCGCTCCGCTGGCCCTGGTTGCGGCACTGGCCGTTTCGGCCCCCGCACTGGCGCAGGAAGCACCGGTGGCTGCTGCTTCCGCGCCCGCGCCGCAGGGCGAGCCCCGGCTGATTGTCGCGATTTCGGTGGACCAGTTCTCGGCCGACCTCTTTGCCCAGTACCGCGAGCATTTCACCAAGGGCTTCACGCGCCTGCTGCAAGGGGCGGTGTTCCCCTCGGGCTTCCAGTCCCACGCCGCCACCGAGACCTGCCCCGGCCATTCGACGCTGCTGACCGGCGTGCACCCTTCGCGCACCGGCATTACCGCGAATTCGTGGTACCAGCCCGGCATCGCCCGCGCCGAAAAGGAAGTCTACTGCGTCGAGGACGAAACCAACCCCCGGTCCACGCCGGACAATCCGGTGGTCAGCCCCGCGCACCTCAAGGCGCCGACGCTGGGCGACCTCATGAAGAAGCGCAATCCCGCGACCATCAACGCCGCCGTCTCCGCCAAGGACCGCGCCGCAGTGATGATGAGCGGCCATGACACGGACGCCGTCTACTGGATCGGCGCCAAGGGCTTCACCACATTCGAGAACCGCAGGATCAGCAAAGCGGTCGAGACCGAAAACGCGGTCATGGCGAAGCGCGTCGCCGCCGGTGACGGCCCGCTGGCGGTGCCGGGCTGGTGCGGCAGTGTCGACCGGGCGACGCCGATCAAGGACTTCACCATCGGCACGTACCGTTTCCCGCTGGCCGCCGGGGACTTCAAGTCCTACGCCAATGGCCCGCGCGTGGACACCGCCACCGCCGAGATGGCCGTGCGCATGGTGGACGAATTGGGCATGGGCAAGGATGCCGTGCCCGACGTGCTCTCCGTCAGTTTCTCGGCCACGGACAAGGTCGGCCATGCCTTCGGCACCGAGGGCGTGGAAATGTGCATCCAGATGAACGTGCTGGATGAGGCCATCGGCAACCTGTTCGACGCGCTCGATGCGCGCGGGATCGATTACGAGGTCGTGCTCAGCGCCGATCACGGCGGCTTCGATGCGCCCGAGCGGCAGAAGCTGCGCGGCAATCCCGATGCCACCCGCATCGATCCCGCGCTCACCGCCGGGAAACTGGCCGCCGCCGTCTCGCAGGATACCGGCGTGACCGTGAAGAACGGCCCGCTGTTCTACGGAGCGGGCGAGGCGGGCAGCGTCTGGTTCTCGTCCGAACTGACGGCCGGACAGAAGCAGAAGGTCATGGCCGCGCTCGTCGCGCGCCTGAAGGCCAATCCGCAGATCGCCGCTGTCTATACGCAGGACCAGATCATGCAGTGGCCCCAGCCCAAGGGCAATCCGCAGGACTGGACGATGGAGCAGAAGGTCCGCGCCTCCTTCGTGCCGGGGCGCTCGGGCGAAGTGCAGATGCTGACCGTGCGCGGGGTCGTGCCGGGCGAGGCAAAGCCGTTCAAGGTCGCCTCGCACGGCAGCCCGTGGGACTACGATCGCCGCGTGCCGATGCTGTTCTGGCGCAAGGGCATGACCGGTTTCGAGCAGCCGACCCCGGTGGAGACGGTGGACATCGCGCCCACCCTTGCCGCGACGGTGGGTCTGACCGCGCCGGCCGGCACCTGGGACGGAAGGTGTCTCGACATCGACGCCGGAGAGGCCGATAGCTGCCGTCGATGA
- a CDS encoding lipopolysaccharide biosynthesis protein, translating into MSDGIVTRTAAEQASKEHDDIAALAKGGRTNLFGFFLRLAARIPFLFIAGRASVYGPAALGRFASALVVIELTSMICTMGEKRGLAQRLSDTEGQVHPANVIADGMILAVIASCAASLFFWFVPAPMFPGGHYTQIDRLMVIAILPLTMTEIWLAALAYRLRVTPTVWSRAIVEPWVISILAGAMIWLAPESGLSIAYMGSIVAAAITAFIPFFREYGLPQGWRPRPRQMQALAIRSLPIALADTIEWGTRRVDLFLLGFLAPSSAVGVYYAAQQVASLPQKLKTSFEPVLGPVITRNLKQRDYAAIARQVCQVGFWITAAQAGIALALGIPGEGVMGLVGREFVGGTGALAFLLAAEVVAATAVVSEAALVYVARMRNLVVSLVTIALQAVLTLGGILAMQKLGYNSLYQAATAAAALMTALGFASLVKSKMLANYLREPINNWRWALVWAAVPAVVLGYLATQFLPEWAELAFGIPAILGSYFLVIWKKAFGPEDRKLFQKTKAA; encoded by the coding sequence TTGAGCGACGGTATCGTGACCCGCACCGCAGCGGAGCAGGCAAGCAAGGAACACGACGATATTGCGGCGCTGGCCAAGGGCGGGCGCACCAATCTCTTCGGGTTCTTCCTGCGCCTTGCCGCGCGCATCCCCTTCCTGTTCATCGCCGGTCGCGCCTCGGTCTACGGACCTGCGGCGCTGGGCCGCTTCGCCTCGGCGCTGGTGGTGATCGAACTGACCTCGATGATCTGCACCATGGGCGAGAAGCGCGGCCTGGCGCAGCGCCTTTCCGATACCGAAGGGCAGGTCCACCCGGCCAACGTCATTGCCGACGGCATGATCCTGGCGGTGATTGCCTCCTGCGCGGCGTCGCTGTTCTTCTGGTTCGTGCCCGCGCCGATGTTCCCGGGCGGCCACTATACCCAGATCGACCGGCTGATGGTGATCGCCATCCTGCCGCTGACGATGACCGAGATCTGGCTGGCGGCGCTGGCCTACCGGCTGCGGGTAACGCCCACGGTATGGTCGCGCGCGATCGTGGAGCCATGGGTCATCTCGATCCTGGCGGGCGCGATGATCTGGCTGGCGCCCGAGAGCGGGCTGTCGATCGCCTACATGGGTTCGATCGTCGCCGCCGCGATCACCGCGTTCATTCCCTTCTTCCGCGAATATGGATTGCCGCAGGGCTGGCGCCCGCGCCCGCGCCAGATGCAGGCGCTCGCCATCCGTTCGCTGCCGATCGCGCTGGCCGACACGATCGAATGGGGCACGCGCCGCGTGGACCTGTTCCTGCTGGGCTTCCTCGCGCCGTCCTCGGCCGTCGGCGTCTACTACGCCGCGCAGCAGGTCGCCAGCCTGCCGCAGAAGCTCAAGACCAGCTTCGAGCCGGTGCTCGGCCCCGTCATCACCCGCAACCTCAAGCAGCGGGACTATGCGGCCATCGCCCGGCAGGTCTGCCAGGTGGGCTTCTGGATCACCGCCGCGCAGGCGGGAATCGCGCTTGCGCTGGGCATTCCCGGCGAGGGCGTGATGGGTCTGGTCGGCCGCGAATTCGTGGGCGGCACCGGGGCGCTGGCGTTCCTGCTCGCCGCCGAAGTGGTGGCGGCCACCGCCGTCGTCAGCGAGGCGGCGCTGGTCTATGTCGCACGCATGAGGAACCTCGTGGTCTCGCTCGTCACCATCGCGCTGCAGGCGGTGCTGACGCTGGGCGGCATTCTGGCGATGCAGAAGCTGGGCTACAATTCGCTCTATCAGGCGGCGACGGCGGCGGCCGCGCTGATGACGGCGCTGGGCTTCGCCTCGCTGGTGAAGTCAAAGATGCTGGCGAACTATCTCCGGGAGCCGATCAACAACTGGCGCTGGGCGCTGGTATGGGCGGCGGTTCCGGCGGTCGTACTGGGCTATCTCGCCACGCAGTTCCTGCCGGAATGGGCGGAACTGGCCTTCGGCATTCCCGCGATCCTGGGGTCCTACTTCCTCGTTATCTGGAAGAAGGCCTTCGGTCCCGAGGACCGCAAGCTGTTCCAGAAGACAAAGGCCGCCTGA
- a CDS encoding FAD-dependent monooxygenase, whose protein sequence is MNDSAAKHDQKAEHRDLIILGGGLVGMTLALAAARAGITSHVIDRADPADLTAEGADGRASAISTASWNLFTNIGLAPALKDLGCPIDSIAVTDSMKPGRIDFTPKPEEGSLGRMFANRDLRLALFAAAREEKNIAWHVRTEAVRRDRGPHGVEVELSDGRVLGASLLVAAEGRQSPTRDEARFALAKWDYKHRAMVTGLFHEKSHANTAWEIFYPAGPFALLPLLDDDQGRHRSALVWTVAEKDAAGIIAMPDAMFLNEVESRMHGVLGKITLSAPRMSYPLRFHHAGHVIDERLAVIGDAAHGMHPIAGQGLNLGLRDVGALVEVLTEGMRLGLEPGDAQLLARYEKWRSLDTFMVMSVTDGLTRLFGIPGRLPSAARRLGMGAVQRLPSLKRFFMDEARGMSGALPELLQG, encoded by the coding sequence ATGAACGACTCTGCAGCGAAGCACGACCAAAAGGCGGAACACCGCGACCTGATCATCCTGGGCGGGGGCCTCGTCGGCATGACGCTGGCGCTTGCCGCGGCCCGGGCGGGTATCACCAGCCACGTCATCGACCGGGCCGACCCGGCCGATCTCACTGCCGAAGGCGCGGACGGCCGCGCCTCGGCAATTTCGACGGCGAGCTGGAACCTCTTCACCAACATCGGCCTCGCGCCTGCGCTGAAAGATCTCGGTTGCCCGATCGATTCGATCGCCGTCACCGATTCGATGAAGCCGGGCCGGATCGATTTCACGCCCAAGCCCGAGGAAGGCTCGCTGGGCCGCATGTTCGCCAATCGCGACTTGCGCCTAGCCCTGTTCGCCGCCGCGCGTGAGGAGAAGAACATCGCCTGGCACGTCCGCACCGAAGCGGTCCGGCGCGACCGGGGGCCGCACGGTGTCGAGGTGGAGCTTTCGGACGGCCGCGTGCTCGGCGCGAGCCTGCTGGTCGCCGCCGAGGGCCGCCAGTCGCCCACGCGCGACGAGGCCCGCTTCGCGCTGGCCAAGTGGGACTACAAACACCGCGCCATGGTGACCGGGCTGTTCCACGAGAAATCGCACGCAAACACGGCCTGGGAAATCTTCTACCCGGCGGGACCGTTCGCGCTGCTGCCGCTGCTTGATGACGATCAGGGCCGCCATCGCAGCGCGCTGGTCTGGACGGTGGCGGAAAAGGATGCCGCCGGGATCATCGCCATGCCGGACGCCATGTTCCTCAACGAAGTGGAAAGCCGGATGCACGGCGTGCTCGGCAAGATCACGCTTTCCGCGCCGCGCATGAGCTATCCGCTGCGTTTCCATCATGCCGGACATGTGATCGACGAGCGCCTTGCGGTGATCGGCGATGCGGCTCACGGCATGCACCCGATCGCCGGACAGGGCCTCAATCTGGGCCTGCGCGACGTCGGCGCGCTGGTCGAAGTGCTCACCGAAGGCATGCGCCTTGGCCTTGAGCCGGGCGATGCGCAGTTGCTGGCGCGTTACGAGAAGTGGCGCAGCCTCGATACGTTCATGGTCATGTCGGTGACGGACGGGCTGACGCGCCTGTTCGGCATTCCCGGCCGCCTGCCCAGCGCGGCGCGCCGCCTCGGCATGGGCGCAGTGCAGCGCCTGCCCAGCCTCAAGCGCTTCTTCATGGATGAGGCGCGCGGGATGTCGGGCGCCTTGCCGGAGCTTCTGCAGGGATAA